In Bos taurus isolate L1 Dominette 01449 registration number 42190680 breed Hereford chromosome 11, ARS-UCD2.0, whole genome shotgun sequence, one DNA window encodes the following:
- the SH2D6 gene encoding SH2 domain-containing protein 6 isoform X8, producing the protein MLSPAVLVPAFTQTLSSPVLTAPVPLPRISMGPRPTITPQEAQNGASKATSEGEYGHYQYGSMHSRGALPSHSPAGHRLSPSPPAPCLVEGVPAALTPAENRSERTRPGHFPGSAPNREAPSLYLNITPQLEVTRGLAERRTSLSSVAATQNTSGAQEGNLLGQPWYSGNCDRHAAESALLRCQKDGAYTVRPSSGPRGTQPFTLAVLLHGRVFNIPIRRLADGRHYALGREGRNHEEGSRASPMPSRPCAALLLRGRHGPALHAAPPTAPGQAERQPAAHLPALPHQALTPQHMCSLTSGPIFCPVGCLPLLFQFATPQIPPSFVPVPPGPWEGWPRDRKCPQVPTPFSPKA; encoded by the exons ATGCTCAGCCCTGCTGTTTTAGTCCCAGCCTTTACTCAGACTCTGAGTTCCCCAGTCCTGACGGCCCCAGTCCCTCTACCAAGGATATCCATGGGGCCCAG GCCCACCATAACCCCCCAAGAAGCTCAGAAT GGAGCATCAAAGGCCACCTCTGAAGGTGAGTATGGGCATTACCAGTATGGATCCATGCACTCACGTGGGGCCCTCCCTAGCCACAGCCCTGCAGGCCACAGACTGTCTCCCAGCCCGCCTGCACCCTGCTTGGTTGAGGGGGTCCCTGCAGCTCTGACTCCAGCTGAGAACAGGTCTGAGAGGACCCGCCCTGGGCACTTTCCAGGGTCTGCACCAAATCGGGAAGCTCCCAGTCTGTACCTTAACATCACTCCTCAGTTGGAGGTCACGCGTGGCCTGGCCG AAAGGAGAACCTCTCTTTCTTCTGTAGCCGCCACCCAGAACACCTCAGGTGCCCAG GAAGGCAATCTGCTGGGTCAGCCTTGGTACTCAGGGAACTGTGACCGCCATGCTGCTGAGAGCGCCCTGCTCCGATGCCAGAAG GATGGAGCATATACCGTGCGCCCCAGCTCAGGCCCTCGCGGCACCCAGCCCTTCACCCTGGCAGTACTTCTCCACGGCCGAGTCTTCAACATTCCCATCAGGCGGCTGGCTGATGGGCGCCACTATGCCCTGGGCCGTGAGGGCAGGAACCATGAGGAG GGCTCAAGGGCCTCACCGATGCCCTCCCGTCCCTGCGCAGCTCTTCTCCTCCGTGGCCGCCATGGTCCAGCACTACATGCAGCACCCCCTACCGCTCCTGGACAGGCAGAGCGGCAGCCGGCAGCTCACCTGCCTGCTCTTCCCCACCAAGCCCTGACGCCACAGCACATGTGCAGCCTCACCTCTGGCCCCATATTTTGCCCCGTGGgctgtctccctcttctcttccagtTTGCCACCCCCCAGATTCCCCCATCCTTTGTCCCAGTCCCTCCAGGCCCCTGGGAAGGATGGCCCAGAGACAGAAAGTGCCCCCAAGTCCCTACTCCATTCTCACCCAAAGCCTGA
- the SH2D6 gene encoding SH2 domain-containing protein 6 isoform X4 has product MEKLSWRKARSGPPLPPPRCANSQAWRKDEPCPSPLSVPGTWRHRVSPAAEPELVGGRRQWLPPLLLYPFCPSCAQHSFLEAPEEEEEEEDKYELPPCEALLRHLTPAHLSGTEEDSLYLDHSAPLGPPTSPLPPPQPQPEMVHSLPARPTPAHHFPPKAAPSPLEALKQSWPFGRQELGEPARAVPGPLKEPDEDIYVECEPSPVPAFTQTLSSPVLTAPVPLPRISMGPRPTITPQEAQNGASKATSEGEYGHYQYGSMHSRGALPSHSPAGHRLSPSPPAPCLVEGVPAALTPAENRSERTRPGHFPGSAPNREAPSLYLNITPQLEVTRGLAERRTSLSSVAATQNTSGAQEGNLLGQPWYSGNCDRHAAESALLRCQKDGAYTVRPSSGPRGTQPFTLAVLLHGRVFNIPIRRLADGRHYALGREGRNHEELFSSVAAMVQHYMQHPLPLLDRQSGSRQLTCLLFPTKP; this is encoded by the exons ATG GAGAAGCTCAGCTGGAGAAAGGCCAG GTCGGGGCCACCGCTTCCACCTCCAAGATGTGCAA ACTCCCAAGCTTGGAGAAAAGATGAACCCTGCCCATCTCCTCTGTCTGTCCCAGGGACCTGGAGACACAGGGTAAGTCCAGCTGCTGAGCCAGAGCTggtgggtgggaggaggcagTGGCTACCGCCACTGCTCCTGTATCCCTTCTGTCCTTCCTGTGCTCAGCATTCCTTCCTGGAAgccccagaggaggaggaagaggaggaggataaATATGAGCTGCCCCCCTGTGAGGCTCTACTCCGCCACCTCACCCCTGCCCACCTTTCTGGCACTGAGGAGGACTCTTTGTACTTGG ATCACTCTGCTCCCCTGGGCCCTCCCACAtcaccactgccaccaccacaGCCCCAGCCGGAGATGGTACACAGCCTCCCTGCCCGCCCCACCCCAGCGCACCATTTTCCA CCCAAGGCAGCGCCGAGCCCACTGGAGGCCCTGAAGCAGAGCTGGCCCTTTGGAAGGCAAG AGCTGGGTGAACCGGCCCGAGCG GTGCCAGGCCCTTTGAAGGAGCCCGATGAGGACATCTATGTGGAGTGTGAGCCCAGTCCAG TCCCAGCCTTTACTCAGACTCTGAGTTCCCCAGTCCTGACGGCCCCAGTCCCTCTACCAAGGATATCCATGGGGCCCAG GCCCACCATAACCCCCCAAGAAGCTCAGAAT GGAGCATCAAAGGCCACCTCTGAAGGTGAGTATGGGCATTACCAGTATGGATCCATGCACTCACGTGGGGCCCTCCCTAGCCACAGCCCTGCAGGCCACAGACTGTCTCCCAGCCCGCCTGCACCCTGCTTGGTTGAGGGGGTCCCTGCAGCTCTGACTCCAGCTGAGAACAGGTCTGAGAGGACCCGCCCTGGGCACTTTCCAGGGTCTGCACCAAATCGGGAAGCTCCCAGTCTGTACCTTAACATCACTCCTCAGTTGGAGGTCACGCGTGGCCTGGCCG AAAGGAGAACCTCTCTTTCTTCTGTAGCCGCCACCCAGAACACCTCAGGTGCCCAG GAAGGCAATCTGCTGGGTCAGCCTTGGTACTCAGGGAACTGTGACCGCCATGCTGCTGAGAGCGCCCTGCTCCGATGCCAGAAG GATGGAGCATATACCGTGCGCCCCAGCTCAGGCCCTCGCGGCACCCAGCCCTTCACCCTGGCAGTACTTCTCCACGGCCGAGTCTTCAACATTCCCATCAGGCGGCTGGCTGATGGGCGCCACTATGCCCTGGGCCGTGAGGGCAGGAACCATGAGGAG CTCTTCTCCTCCGTGGCCGCCATGGTCCAGCACTACATGCAGCACCCCCTACCGCTCCTGGACAGGCAGAGCGGCAGCCGGCAGCTCACCTGCCTGCTCTTCCCCACCAAGCCCTGA
- the SH2D6 gene encoding SH2 domain-containing protein 6 isoform X2: MEKLSWRKARSGPPLPPPRCANSQAWRKDEPCPSPLSVPGTWRHRHSFLEAPEEEEEEEDKYELPPCEALLRHLTPAHLSGTEEDSLYLDHSAPLGPPTSPLPPPQPQPEMVHSLPARPTPAHHFPPKAAPSPLEALKQSWPFGRQELGEPARAVPGPLKEPDEDIYVECEPSPVPAFTQTLSSPVLTAPVPLPRISMGPRPTITPQEAQNGASKATSEGEYGHYQYGSMHSRGALPSHSPAGHRLSPSPPAPCLVEGVPAALTPAENRSERTRPGHFPGSAPNREAPSLYLNITPQLEVTRGLAERRTSLSSVAATQNTSGAQEGNLLGQPWYSGNCDRHAAESALLRCQKDGAYTVRPSSGPRGTQPFTLAVLLHGRVFNIPIRRLADGRHYALGREGRNHEEGSRASPMPSRPCAALLLRGRHGPALHAAPPTAPGQAERQPAAHLPALPHQALTPQHMCSLTSGPIFCPVGCLPLLFQFATPQIPPSFVPVPPGPWEGWPRDRKCPQVPTPFSPKA; encoded by the exons ATG GAGAAGCTCAGCTGGAGAAAGGCCAG GTCGGGGCCACCGCTTCCACCTCCAAGATGTGCAA ACTCCCAAGCTTGGAGAAAAGATGAACCCTGCCCATCTCCTCTGTCTGTCCCAGGGACCTGGAGACACAGG CATTCCTTCCTGGAAgccccagaggaggaggaagaggaggaggataaATATGAGCTGCCCCCCTGTGAGGCTCTACTCCGCCACCTCACCCCTGCCCACCTTTCTGGCACTGAGGAGGACTCTTTGTACTTGG ATCACTCTGCTCCCCTGGGCCCTCCCACAtcaccactgccaccaccacaGCCCCAGCCGGAGATGGTACACAGCCTCCCTGCCCGCCCCACCCCAGCGCACCATTTTCCA CCCAAGGCAGCGCCGAGCCCACTGGAGGCCCTGAAGCAGAGCTGGCCCTTTGGAAGGCAAG AGCTGGGTGAACCGGCCCGAGCG GTGCCAGGCCCTTTGAAGGAGCCCGATGAGGACATCTATGTGGAGTGTGAGCCCAGTCCAG TCCCAGCCTTTACTCAGACTCTGAGTTCCCCAGTCCTGACGGCCCCAGTCCCTCTACCAAGGATATCCATGGGGCCCAG GCCCACCATAACCCCCCAAGAAGCTCAGAAT GGAGCATCAAAGGCCACCTCTGAAGGTGAGTATGGGCATTACCAGTATGGATCCATGCACTCACGTGGGGCCCTCCCTAGCCACAGCCCTGCAGGCCACAGACTGTCTCCCAGCCCGCCTGCACCCTGCTTGGTTGAGGGGGTCCCTGCAGCTCTGACTCCAGCTGAGAACAGGTCTGAGAGGACCCGCCCTGGGCACTTTCCAGGGTCTGCACCAAATCGGGAAGCTCCCAGTCTGTACCTTAACATCACTCCTCAGTTGGAGGTCACGCGTGGCCTGGCCG AAAGGAGAACCTCTCTTTCTTCTGTAGCCGCCACCCAGAACACCTCAGGTGCCCAG GAAGGCAATCTGCTGGGTCAGCCTTGGTACTCAGGGAACTGTGACCGCCATGCTGCTGAGAGCGCCCTGCTCCGATGCCAGAAG GATGGAGCATATACCGTGCGCCCCAGCTCAGGCCCTCGCGGCACCCAGCCCTTCACCCTGGCAGTACTTCTCCACGGCCGAGTCTTCAACATTCCCATCAGGCGGCTGGCTGATGGGCGCCACTATGCCCTGGGCCGTGAGGGCAGGAACCATGAGGAG GGCTCAAGGGCCTCACCGATGCCCTCCCGTCCCTGCGCAGCTCTTCTCCTCCGTGGCCGCCATGGTCCAGCACTACATGCAGCACCCCCTACCGCTCCTGGACAGGCAGAGCGGCAGCCGGCAGCTCACCTGCCTGCTCTTCCCCACCAAGCCCTGACGCCACAGCACATGTGCAGCCTCACCTCTGGCCCCATATTTTGCCCCGTGGgctgtctccctcttctcttccagtTTGCCACCCCCCAGATTCCCCCATCCTTTGTCCCAGTCCCTCCAGGCCCCTGGGAAGGATGGCCCAGAGACAGAAAGTGCCCCCAAGTCCCTACTCCATTCTCACCCAAAGCCTGA
- the SH2D6 gene encoding SH2 domain-containing protein 6 isoform X5, which produces MEKLSWRKARSGPPLPPPRCANSQAWRKDEPCPSPLSVPGTWRHRVSPAAEPELVGGRRQWLPPLLLYPFCPSCAQHSFLEAPEEEEEEEDKYELPPCEALLRHLTPAHLSGTEEDSLYLDHSAPLGPPTSPLPPPQPQPEMVHSLPARPTPAHHFPPKAAPSPLEALKQSWPFGRQELGEPARAVPGPLKEPDEDIYVECEPSPVPAFTQTLSSPVLTAPVPLPRISMGPRPTITPQEAQNGASKATSEERRTSLSSVAATQNTSGAQEGNLLGQPWYSGNCDRHAAESALLRCQKDGAYTVRPSSGPRGTQPFTLAVLLHGRVFNIPIRRLADGRHYALGREGRNHEEGSRASPMPSRPCAALLLRGRHGPALHAAPPTAPGQAERQPAAHLPALPHQALTPQHMCSLTSGPIFCPVGCLPLLFQFATPQIPPSFVPVPPGPWEGWPRDRKCPQVPTPFSPKA; this is translated from the exons ATG GAGAAGCTCAGCTGGAGAAAGGCCAG GTCGGGGCCACCGCTTCCACCTCCAAGATGTGCAA ACTCCCAAGCTTGGAGAAAAGATGAACCCTGCCCATCTCCTCTGTCTGTCCCAGGGACCTGGAGACACAGGGTAAGTCCAGCTGCTGAGCCAGAGCTggtgggtgggaggaggcagTGGCTACCGCCACTGCTCCTGTATCCCTTCTGTCCTTCCTGTGCTCAGCATTCCTTCCTGGAAgccccagaggaggaggaagaggaggaggataaATATGAGCTGCCCCCCTGTGAGGCTCTACTCCGCCACCTCACCCCTGCCCACCTTTCTGGCACTGAGGAGGACTCTTTGTACTTGG ATCACTCTGCTCCCCTGGGCCCTCCCACAtcaccactgccaccaccacaGCCCCAGCCGGAGATGGTACACAGCCTCCCTGCCCGCCCCACCCCAGCGCACCATTTTCCA CCCAAGGCAGCGCCGAGCCCACTGGAGGCCCTGAAGCAGAGCTGGCCCTTTGGAAGGCAAG AGCTGGGTGAACCGGCCCGAGCG GTGCCAGGCCCTTTGAAGGAGCCCGATGAGGACATCTATGTGGAGTGTGAGCCCAGTCCAG TCCCAGCCTTTACTCAGACTCTGAGTTCCCCAGTCCTGACGGCCCCAGTCCCTCTACCAAGGATATCCATGGGGCCCAG GCCCACCATAACCCCCCAAGAAGCTCAGAAT GGAGCATCAAAGGCCACCTCTGAAG AAAGGAGAACCTCTCTTTCTTCTGTAGCCGCCACCCAGAACACCTCAGGTGCCCAG GAAGGCAATCTGCTGGGTCAGCCTTGGTACTCAGGGAACTGTGACCGCCATGCTGCTGAGAGCGCCCTGCTCCGATGCCAGAAG GATGGAGCATATACCGTGCGCCCCAGCTCAGGCCCTCGCGGCACCCAGCCCTTCACCCTGGCAGTACTTCTCCACGGCCGAGTCTTCAACATTCCCATCAGGCGGCTGGCTGATGGGCGCCACTATGCCCTGGGCCGTGAGGGCAGGAACCATGAGGAG GGCTCAAGGGCCTCACCGATGCCCTCCCGTCCCTGCGCAGCTCTTCTCCTCCGTGGCCGCCATGGTCCAGCACTACATGCAGCACCCCCTACCGCTCCTGGACAGGCAGAGCGGCAGCCGGCAGCTCACCTGCCTGCTCTTCCCCACCAAGCCCTGACGCCACAGCACATGTGCAGCCTCACCTCTGGCCCCATATTTTGCCCCGTGGgctgtctccctcttctcttccagtTTGCCACCCCCCAGATTCCCCCATCCTTTGTCCCAGTCCCTCCAGGCCCCTGGGAAGGATGGCCCAGAGACAGAAAGTGCCCCCAAGTCCCTACTCCATTCTCACCCAAAGCCTGA
- the SH2D6 gene encoding SH2 domain-containing protein 6 isoform X1, whose product MEKLSWRKARSGPPLPPPRCANSQAWRKDEPCPSPLSVPGTWRHRVSPAAEPELVGGRRQWLPPLLLYPFCPSCAQHSFLEAPEEEEEEEDKYELPPCEALLRHLTPAHLSGTEEDSLYLDHSAPLGPPTSPLPPPQPQPEMVHSLPARPTPAHHFPPKAAPSPLEALKQSWPFGRQELGEPARAVPGPLKEPDEDIYVECEPSPVPAFTQTLSSPVLTAPVPLPRISMGPRPTITPQEAQNGASKATSEGEYGHYQYGSMHSRGALPSHSPAGHRLSPSPPAPCLVEGVPAALTPAENRSERTRPGHFPGSAPNREAPSLYLNITPQLEVTRGLAERRTSLSSVAATQNTSGAQEGNLLGQPWYSGNCDRHAAESALLRCQKDGAYTVRPSSGPRGTQPFTLAVLLHGRVFNIPIRRLADGRHYALGREGRNHEEGSRASPMPSRPCAALLLRGRHGPALHAAPPTAPGQAERQPAAHLPALPHQALTPQHMCSLTSGPIFCPVGCLPLLFQFATPQIPPSFVPVPPGPWEGWPRDRKCPQVPTPFSPKA is encoded by the exons ATG GAGAAGCTCAGCTGGAGAAAGGCCAG GTCGGGGCCACCGCTTCCACCTCCAAGATGTGCAA ACTCCCAAGCTTGGAGAAAAGATGAACCCTGCCCATCTCCTCTGTCTGTCCCAGGGACCTGGAGACACAGGGTAAGTCCAGCTGCTGAGCCAGAGCTggtgggtgggaggaggcagTGGCTACCGCCACTGCTCCTGTATCCCTTCTGTCCTTCCTGTGCTCAGCATTCCTTCCTGGAAgccccagaggaggaggaagaggaggaggataaATATGAGCTGCCCCCCTGTGAGGCTCTACTCCGCCACCTCACCCCTGCCCACCTTTCTGGCACTGAGGAGGACTCTTTGTACTTGG ATCACTCTGCTCCCCTGGGCCCTCCCACAtcaccactgccaccaccacaGCCCCAGCCGGAGATGGTACACAGCCTCCCTGCCCGCCCCACCCCAGCGCACCATTTTCCA CCCAAGGCAGCGCCGAGCCCACTGGAGGCCCTGAAGCAGAGCTGGCCCTTTGGAAGGCAAG AGCTGGGTGAACCGGCCCGAGCG GTGCCAGGCCCTTTGAAGGAGCCCGATGAGGACATCTATGTGGAGTGTGAGCCCAGTCCAG TCCCAGCCTTTACTCAGACTCTGAGTTCCCCAGTCCTGACGGCCCCAGTCCCTCTACCAAGGATATCCATGGGGCCCAG GCCCACCATAACCCCCCAAGAAGCTCAGAAT GGAGCATCAAAGGCCACCTCTGAAGGTGAGTATGGGCATTACCAGTATGGATCCATGCACTCACGTGGGGCCCTCCCTAGCCACAGCCCTGCAGGCCACAGACTGTCTCCCAGCCCGCCTGCACCCTGCTTGGTTGAGGGGGTCCCTGCAGCTCTGACTCCAGCTGAGAACAGGTCTGAGAGGACCCGCCCTGGGCACTTTCCAGGGTCTGCACCAAATCGGGAAGCTCCCAGTCTGTACCTTAACATCACTCCTCAGTTGGAGGTCACGCGTGGCCTGGCCG AAAGGAGAACCTCTCTTTCTTCTGTAGCCGCCACCCAGAACACCTCAGGTGCCCAG GAAGGCAATCTGCTGGGTCAGCCTTGGTACTCAGGGAACTGTGACCGCCATGCTGCTGAGAGCGCCCTGCTCCGATGCCAGAAG GATGGAGCATATACCGTGCGCCCCAGCTCAGGCCCTCGCGGCACCCAGCCCTTCACCCTGGCAGTACTTCTCCACGGCCGAGTCTTCAACATTCCCATCAGGCGGCTGGCTGATGGGCGCCACTATGCCCTGGGCCGTGAGGGCAGGAACCATGAGGAG GGCTCAAGGGCCTCACCGATGCCCTCCCGTCCCTGCGCAGCTCTTCTCCTCCGTGGCCGCCATGGTCCAGCACTACATGCAGCACCCCCTACCGCTCCTGGACAGGCAGAGCGGCAGCCGGCAGCTCACCTGCCTGCTCTTCCCCACCAAGCCCTGACGCCACAGCACATGTGCAGCCTCACCTCTGGCCCCATATTTTGCCCCGTGGgctgtctccctcttctcttccagtTTGCCACCCCCCAGATTCCCCCATCCTTTGTCCCAGTCCCTCCAGGCCCCTGGGAAGGATGGCCCAGAGACAGAAAGTGCCCCCAAGTCCCTACTCCATTCTCACCCAAAGCCTGA
- the SH2D6 gene encoding SH2 domain-containing protein 6 isoform X6 gives MEKLSWRKARSGPPLPPPRCANSQAWRKDEPCPSPLSVPGTWRHRVSPAAEPELVGGRRQWLPPLLLYPFCPSCAQHSFLEAPEEEEEEEDKYELPPCEALLRHLTPAHLSGTEEDSLYLDHSAPLGPPTSPLPPPQPQPEMVHSLPARPTPAHHFPPKAAPSPLEALKQSWPFGRQELGEPARAVPGPLKEPDEDIYVECEPSPVPAFTQTLSSPVLTAPVPLPRISMGPRPTITPQEAQNGASKATSEERRTSLSSVAATQNTSGAQEGNLLGQPWYSGNCDRHAAESALLRCQKDGAYTVRPSSGPRGTQPFTLAVLLHGRVFNIPIRRLADGRHYALGREGRNHEELFSSVAAMVQHYMQHPLPLLDRQSGSRQLTCLLFPTKP, from the exons ATG GAGAAGCTCAGCTGGAGAAAGGCCAG GTCGGGGCCACCGCTTCCACCTCCAAGATGTGCAA ACTCCCAAGCTTGGAGAAAAGATGAACCCTGCCCATCTCCTCTGTCTGTCCCAGGGACCTGGAGACACAGGGTAAGTCCAGCTGCTGAGCCAGAGCTggtgggtgggaggaggcagTGGCTACCGCCACTGCTCCTGTATCCCTTCTGTCCTTCCTGTGCTCAGCATTCCTTCCTGGAAgccccagaggaggaggaagaggaggaggataaATATGAGCTGCCCCCCTGTGAGGCTCTACTCCGCCACCTCACCCCTGCCCACCTTTCTGGCACTGAGGAGGACTCTTTGTACTTGG ATCACTCTGCTCCCCTGGGCCCTCCCACAtcaccactgccaccaccacaGCCCCAGCCGGAGATGGTACACAGCCTCCCTGCCCGCCCCACCCCAGCGCACCATTTTCCA CCCAAGGCAGCGCCGAGCCCACTGGAGGCCCTGAAGCAGAGCTGGCCCTTTGGAAGGCAAG AGCTGGGTGAACCGGCCCGAGCG GTGCCAGGCCCTTTGAAGGAGCCCGATGAGGACATCTATGTGGAGTGTGAGCCCAGTCCAG TCCCAGCCTTTACTCAGACTCTGAGTTCCCCAGTCCTGACGGCCCCAGTCCCTCTACCAAGGATATCCATGGGGCCCAG GCCCACCATAACCCCCCAAGAAGCTCAGAAT GGAGCATCAAAGGCCACCTCTGAAG AAAGGAGAACCTCTCTTTCTTCTGTAGCCGCCACCCAGAACACCTCAGGTGCCCAG GAAGGCAATCTGCTGGGTCAGCCTTGGTACTCAGGGAACTGTGACCGCCATGCTGCTGAGAGCGCCCTGCTCCGATGCCAGAAG GATGGAGCATATACCGTGCGCCCCAGCTCAGGCCCTCGCGGCACCCAGCCCTTCACCCTGGCAGTACTTCTCCACGGCCGAGTCTTCAACATTCCCATCAGGCGGCTGGCTGATGGGCGCCACTATGCCCTGGGCCGTGAGGGCAGGAACCATGAGGAG CTCTTCTCCTCCGTGGCCGCCATGGTCCAGCACTACATGCAGCACCCCCTACCGCTCCTGGACAGGCAGAGCGGCAGCCGGCAGCTCACCTGCCTGCTCTTCCCCACCAAGCCCTGA
- the SH2D6 gene encoding SH2 domain-containing protein 6 isoform X3, protein MEKLSWRKARSGPPLPPPRCANSQAWRKDEPCPSPLSVPGTWRHRVSPAAEPELVGGRRQWLPPLLLYPFCPSCAQHSFLEAPEEEEEEEDKYELPPCEALLRHLTPAHLSGTEEDSLYLDHSAPLGPPTSPLPPPQPQPEMVHSLPARPTPAHHFPPKAAPSPLEALKQSWPFGRQELGEPARAVPGPLKEPDEDIYVECEPSPVPAFTQTLSSPVLTAPVPLPRISMGPRPTITPQEAQNGASKATSEGSAPNREAPSLYLNITPQLEVTRGLAERRTSLSSVAATQNTSGAQEGNLLGQPWYSGNCDRHAAESALLRCQKDGAYTVRPSSGPRGTQPFTLAVLLHGRVFNIPIRRLADGRHYALGREGRNHEEGSRASPMPSRPCAALLLRGRHGPALHAAPPTAPGQAERQPAAHLPALPHQALTPQHMCSLTSGPIFCPVGCLPLLFQFATPQIPPSFVPVPPGPWEGWPRDRKCPQVPTPFSPKA, encoded by the exons ATG GAGAAGCTCAGCTGGAGAAAGGCCAG GTCGGGGCCACCGCTTCCACCTCCAAGATGTGCAA ACTCCCAAGCTTGGAGAAAAGATGAACCCTGCCCATCTCCTCTGTCTGTCCCAGGGACCTGGAGACACAGGGTAAGTCCAGCTGCTGAGCCAGAGCTggtgggtgggaggaggcagTGGCTACCGCCACTGCTCCTGTATCCCTTCTGTCCTTCCTGTGCTCAGCATTCCTTCCTGGAAgccccagaggaggaggaagaggaggaggataaATATGAGCTGCCCCCCTGTGAGGCTCTACTCCGCCACCTCACCCCTGCCCACCTTTCTGGCACTGAGGAGGACTCTTTGTACTTGG ATCACTCTGCTCCCCTGGGCCCTCCCACAtcaccactgccaccaccacaGCCCCAGCCGGAGATGGTACACAGCCTCCCTGCCCGCCCCACCCCAGCGCACCATTTTCCA CCCAAGGCAGCGCCGAGCCCACTGGAGGCCCTGAAGCAGAGCTGGCCCTTTGGAAGGCAAG AGCTGGGTGAACCGGCCCGAGCG GTGCCAGGCCCTTTGAAGGAGCCCGATGAGGACATCTATGTGGAGTGTGAGCCCAGTCCAG TCCCAGCCTTTACTCAGACTCTGAGTTCCCCAGTCCTGACGGCCCCAGTCCCTCTACCAAGGATATCCATGGGGCCCAG GCCCACCATAACCCCCCAAGAAGCTCAGAAT GGAGCATCAAAGGCCACCTCTGAAG GGTCTGCACCAAATCGGGAAGCTCCCAGTCTGTACCTTAACATCACTCCTCAGTTGGAGGTCACGCGTGGCCTGGCCG AAAGGAGAACCTCTCTTTCTTCTGTAGCCGCCACCCAGAACACCTCAGGTGCCCAG GAAGGCAATCTGCTGGGTCAGCCTTGGTACTCAGGGAACTGTGACCGCCATGCTGCTGAGAGCGCCCTGCTCCGATGCCAGAAG GATGGAGCATATACCGTGCGCCCCAGCTCAGGCCCTCGCGGCACCCAGCCCTTCACCCTGGCAGTACTTCTCCACGGCCGAGTCTTCAACATTCCCATCAGGCGGCTGGCTGATGGGCGCCACTATGCCCTGGGCCGTGAGGGCAGGAACCATGAGGAG GGCTCAAGGGCCTCACCGATGCCCTCCCGTCCCTGCGCAGCTCTTCTCCTCCGTGGCCGCCATGGTCCAGCACTACATGCAGCACCCCCTACCGCTCCTGGACAGGCAGAGCGGCAGCCGGCAGCTCACCTGCCTGCTCTTCCCCACCAAGCCCTGACGCCACAGCACATGTGCAGCCTCACCTCTGGCCCCATATTTTGCCCCGTGGgctgtctccctcttctcttccagtTTGCCACCCCCCAGATTCCCCCATCCTTTGTCCCAGTCCCTCCAGGCCCCTGGGAAGGATGGCCCAGAGACAGAAAGTGCCCCCAAGTCCCTACTCCATTCTCACCCAAAGCCTGA